In a genomic window of Pseudomonas mohnii:
- a CDS encoding bacteriocin immunity protein, with protein sequence MKRTISDFTEVEFITFINTVLAANTSPDEILDPLLFEFERLSEHPAGSDLIYWPEDMSKTPTAESITETVKKWREANGLPGFKQ encoded by the coding sequence ATGAAAAGAACCATTTCTGACTTCACAGAAGTCGAGTTCATTACGTTCATAAATACTGTGCTCGCAGCCAACACAAGCCCAGATGAAATTCTTGATCCGTTGCTATTTGAATTCGAGCGCCTTAGTGAACACCCTGCCGGGTCTGATCTCATTTATTGGCCGGAAGATATGAGCAAAACCCCGACAGCCGAAAGTATCACCGAAACTGTAAAAAAGTGGCGCGAAGCTAACGGGTTGCCTGGTTTCAAGCAGTAG
- the tgt gene encoding tRNA guanosine(34) transglycosylase Tgt, whose protein sequence is MSFELLATDGKARRGRLTFPRGTVETPAFMPVGTYGTVKGMLPRDIEAIGAEIILGNTFHLWLRPGTEVIKKHGDLHDFMQWKGPILTDSGGFQVFSLGAMRKIKEEGVTFASPVDGAKVFMGPEESMQVQRDLGSDIVMIFDECTPYPADEDVARISMELSLRWAKRSKEAHGDNTAALFGIVQGGMHQDLRMRSLEGLDKIGFDGLAIGGLSVGEPKHEMIKVLDYLPGMMPADKPRYLMGVGKPEDLVEGVRRGVDMFDCVMPTRNARNGHLFIDTGVLKIRNAFHRHDDSPLDPTCDCYTCQNFSRAYLHHLDKCGEMLGSMLNTIHNLRHYQVLMAGLREAIQQGTLAAFVDAFYAKRGLPVPPLD, encoded by the coding sequence ATGTCTTTCGAGTTGCTGGCCACCGATGGCAAGGCTCGTCGCGGTCGTCTGACCTTCCCGCGCGGTACCGTCGAGACCCCGGCCTTCATGCCGGTGGGCACGTACGGCACGGTCAAGGGCATGCTGCCACGGGATATCGAGGCGATCGGCGCTGAAATCATTCTGGGCAACACCTTCCACCTGTGGCTGCGCCCGGGCACGGAAGTGATCAAGAAGCACGGCGACCTGCACGATTTCATGCAGTGGAAAGGTCCGATTCTGACCGACTCCGGCGGTTTCCAGGTGTTCAGCCTGGGCGCCATGCGCAAGATCAAGGAGGAGGGCGTGACCTTCGCTTCTCCGGTCGACGGCGCCAAGGTGTTCATGGGCCCGGAAGAGTCGATGCAGGTCCAGCGTGACCTGGGCTCGGACATCGTGATGATTTTCGACGAATGCACGCCGTACCCGGCCGACGAAGACGTTGCCCGCATTTCCATGGAGTTGTCCCTGCGTTGGGCCAAGCGTTCGAAAGAAGCCCATGGCGACAACACGGCGGCGCTGTTCGGCATCGTTCAGGGCGGCATGCACCAGGACCTGCGCATGCGCTCCCTGGAAGGCCTGGACAAGATCGGCTTCGACGGCCTGGCCATTGGCGGTCTGTCGGTGGGTGAGCCGAAGCATGAAATGATCAAGGTGCTGGATTATCTACCGGGCATGATGCCGGCTGACAAACCTCGTTACCTTATGGGCGTTGGCAAACCGGAAGACTTGGTTGAGGGTGTGCGCCGCGGTGTGGACATGTTCGATTGCGTGATGCCAACCCGTAATGCCCGCAACGGGCATCTGTTCATTGATACTGGCGTGCTGAAGATCCGAAACGCGTTCCATCGCCATGATGATTCGCCGCTCGATCCGACCTGCGATTGCTATACCTGCCAGAACTTCTCCCGCGCTTATCTGCATCACCTGGACAAGTGCGGCGAAATGCTGGGGAGCATGCTCAATACCATCCATAACTTGCGTCATTATCAAGTGCTTATGGCTGGTTTGCGCGAGGCTATTCAACAGGGTACATTGGCCGCCTTTGTCGATGCCTTCTACGCCAAACGCGGGTTACCTGTTCCGCCTTTGGACTGA
- a CDS encoding PH domain-containing protein has protein sequence MIDFNNKGFFKLKQNDEYAERVSALLIDGEHVIDAYKSMRDGVVFTNKRIISVNVQGITGSKKDFTSLPYKNIVAYSVETSGTFDLDSELEIYFSSLGKVKFEFTGRTLMVEISKLISQHLL, from the coding sequence ATGATTGACTTCAACAACAAGGGATTCTTCAAACTCAAGCAAAACGACGAATACGCCGAACGCGTTTCAGCCCTGTTGATCGACGGCGAACACGTTATCGATGCCTACAAATCCATGCGCGACGGCGTGGTGTTTACCAACAAACGCATCATCTCGGTCAACGTCCAAGGCATCACCGGCAGCAAAAAAGACTTCACCTCGTTACCGTACAAAAACATCGTGGCGTACTCGGTTGAAACCTCGGGCACGTTCGACCTGGACTCCGAACTGGAGATTTATTTCTCGTCGCTGGGAAAAGTGAAATTCGAATTTACCGGCAGGACTTTGATGGTGGAAATTTCGAAACTGATTTCTCAGCATCTGCTTTGA
- a CDS encoding S-type pyocin domain-containing protein, which yields MDKDTPEKTPFDDIWRRKRPNGGASWAAWNPPPEPERVYIAKDEWPLPKERTDLVFAKSCVSENWCSTQVGTSTVPASDFGKVMLAGAMLVPSAAEAASLALGFDAVLGRIAGGGILQQGFTWAIRGVTGPAGVFVLGMLPSKMADGTLYTDRQLRSMTRAPTRVRFQFRRDAEGVLQVYGIHTGPTGDDSVRTVQAKWNATRTAIEAELNGATILWTPRERSGIPAMVHPDASNSQGTLLVHPISQGTDSQIEGYPSGDDIETDDCILVFPADSGLSSLYLVFSRPARLNSGTVTGQGEDVTGIWLAGAGTALGSPIPTQIADKLRGREFSNFDKFREAFWVAVANTPELSEQFIPGNVERMRNGLSPKVRKLDRAGERTSFELHHVIHVASGGALYDVDNLRVNTPKNHIENHRVKQP from the coding sequence ATGGACAAGGACACGCCAGAGAAAACCCCTTTCGATGACATTTGGCGTCGAAAACGCCCGAACGGTGGCGCCTCGTGGGCCGCCTGGAATCCGCCTCCCGAGCCAGAGCGGGTCTATATCGCCAAGGATGAATGGCCGCTCCCCAAGGAGCGGACCGATCTGGTTTTTGCCAAATCCTGCGTCTCTGAAAATTGGTGCAGCACTCAAGTCGGCACCTCCACTGTCCCCGCCTCAGACTTCGGAAAAGTCATGCTGGCTGGGGCCATGCTTGTCCCCTCGGCTGCTGAGGCGGCCAGCCTCGCTCTAGGCTTTGACGCTGTGCTGGGGCGGATTGCCGGTGGCGGCATCCTGCAACAGGGCTTCACCTGGGCCATACGCGGGGTTACAGGTCCTGCTGGAGTGTTCGTACTGGGCATGCTCCCGAGCAAGATGGCCGACGGCACGCTCTACACCGACAGGCAACTGCGCAGCATGACCCGCGCTCCCACCCGCGTGCGGTTTCAGTTCCGCCGTGATGCCGAGGGCGTGTTGCAGGTTTACGGCATCCATACCGGCCCAACAGGGGACGACTCGGTACGTACGGTGCAGGCCAAGTGGAATGCCACCAGGACCGCAATAGAAGCCGAGCTGAACGGCGCCACCATCCTGTGGACGCCTAGAGAACGATCAGGCATTCCGGCGATGGTCCACCCTGACGCCAGCAACAGCCAAGGCACCCTGCTCGTACACCCGATCTCGCAAGGAACAGACTCTCAGATCGAGGGCTATCCGTCAGGGGACGACATAGAAACCGATGACTGCATTCTGGTCTTTCCAGCAGACTCTGGACTGAGTTCGTTGTATTTGGTGTTTTCGCGGCCCGCCCGACTCAATTCCGGCACCGTTACAGGACAAGGCGAGGACGTTACGGGTATCTGGCTTGCTGGGGCGGGCACAGCGCTAGGCTCGCCAATTCCGACGCAGATTGCCGATAAGCTCCGAGGCCGTGAGTTCTCAAACTTCGATAAATTCAGGGAGGCGTTTTGGGTGGCAGTAGCGAATACCCCCGAGCTCTCGGAGCAGTTCATACCGGGGAACGTCGAACGGATGCGCAATGGCTTATCGCCAAAGGTTCGCAAACTGGATAGAGCAGGAGAGCGGACATCTTTTGAATTGCACCATGTTATCCATGTCGCCAGTGGGGGCGCTCTTTATGATGTGGACAACTTGCGTGTGAACACGCCTAAAAACCACATTGAAAACCACCGGGTAAAGCAGCCATGA
- a CDS encoding LysE family translocator: MANYGLFIILATLTVLSPGPGVVLTISNSLRHGWTGSLPGIFGIALGAFVVAGISASSVGVILATSATAFTLLKYVGAAYLLYLGIKMWRAKSFIPELKVTSSRPWRRFSEALSIQLLNPKAGFFFLAVFPQFIQSEGNYYSQFFLLVSSYSLLVLLVHTGYALMANSARSWLTTNSGARIVGKLSGTTFFCFGVLMASASK; encoded by the coding sequence ATGGCTAATTACGGACTGTTTATCATTCTGGCAACCTTGACCGTGCTTAGCCCCGGCCCTGGGGTGGTGTTGACGATTTCCAACTCCCTGCGTCATGGCTGGACTGGCTCGCTGCCCGGTATCTTTGGTATCGCGTTGGGTGCTTTTGTCGTCGCGGGTATTTCCGCCAGTAGCGTCGGGGTGATCCTGGCCACCTCGGCCACTGCGTTCACCCTTCTCAAGTACGTGGGTGCAGCGTACTTGTTGTATCTGGGGATCAAGATGTGGCGTGCCAAGAGTTTCATCCCCGAACTCAAAGTCACGTCCTCGCGTCCGTGGCGTCGTTTTTCCGAGGCGTTGTCGATTCAGTTGCTGAATCCCAAGGCCGGTTTCTTCTTTCTCGCAGTATTCCCTCAGTTCATCCAATCGGAGGGTAACTACTACAGCCAGTTCTTCTTGCTGGTGTCGTCCTATAGCTTGCTCGTCCTACTGGTTCATACCGGATATGCCCTCATGGCCAACAGTGCAAGAAGCTGGCTCACCACGAACAGTGGCGCCCGGATTGTCGGCAAACTGTCGGGCACTACCTTTTTTTGCTTTGGCGTGCTGATGGCCTCGGCCAGCAAATAA
- the yajC gene encoding preprotein translocase subunit YajC, with product MSFFISNAMADAAAPAAAGPMGGGFEWIFLVGFLVIFYLMIWRPQAKRAKEQKNLLSSLQKGDEVVTTGGIAGKITKVADDFVVLEVSDTVEMKFQKGAIAATLPKGTLKAI from the coding sequence ATGAGCTTTTTTATCTCTAATGCCATGGCTGACGCTGCTGCACCGGCCGCTGCCGGCCCAATGGGTGGCGGCTTTGAGTGGATTTTCCTGGTCGGCTTCCTGGTCATCTTCTACCTGATGATCTGGCGTCCACAGGCCAAGCGCGCCAAAGAGCAGAAGAACCTGCTGAGCAGCCTGCAAAAAGGCGACGAAGTTGTGACCACCGGCGGCATAGCCGGCAAGATCACTAAAGTGGCCGACGATTTCGTCGTTCTGGAAGTTTCCGACACCGTCGAAATGAAATTCCAGAAAGGCGCCATCGCCGCCACGCTGCCAAAAGGCACGCTGAAAGCGATCTAA
- the queA gene encoding tRNA preQ1(34) S-adenosylmethionine ribosyltransferase-isomerase QueA, protein MRVADFTFELPDSLIARHPLAERRNSRLLTLDGVSGALAHRQFTDLLEHLRPGDLMVFNNTRVIPARLFGQKASGGKLEILVERVLDSHRVLAHVRSSKSPKPGSKILIDGGGEAEMLARHDALFELGFAEEVLPLLDRVGHMPLPPYIDRPDEGSDRERYQTVYAQRLGAVAAPTAGLHFDQPLMEAIAAKGVETAFVTLHVGAGTFQPVRVDKIEDHHMHSEWLEVGQDVVDAVAACRARGGRVVAVGTTSVRSLESAARDGVLKPFSGDTDIFIYPGRPFHVVDALVTNFHLPESTLLMLVSAFAGYPETMAAYKAAVDNGYRFFSYGDAMFITRNPAPTAPKESGPEETV, encoded by the coding sequence ATGCGCGTTGCTGACTTTACCTTCGAGCTCCCTGATTCGCTGATTGCCCGCCATCCTTTGGCCGAGCGTCGCAATAGTCGCCTGTTGACCCTGGATGGGGTCAGCGGCGCCCTGGCACACCGTCAATTCACTGATTTGCTGGAGCATTTGCGCCCCGGCGACTTGATGGTGTTCAACAATACCCGGGTGATTCCGGCGCGGCTGTTTGGCCAGAAGGCTTCCGGCGGCAAGCTGGAAATCCTGGTGGAGCGAGTGCTGGACAGTCATCGCGTGCTGGCCCATGTGCGCTCCAGCAAGTCGCCCAAGCCGGGGTCGAAGATCCTCATCGACGGTGGCGGCGAGGCCGAGATGCTGGCGCGGCACGATGCGTTGTTCGAGCTGGGGTTTGCCGAAGAGGTGTTGCCGCTGCTCGACCGCGTCGGGCACATGCCGCTGCCTCCTTATATAGACCGCCCGGATGAAGGCTCGGACCGCGAGCGTTATCAGACGGTGTATGCCCAGCGCCTGGGCGCGGTGGCGGCGCCGACGGCGGGGCTGCATTTCGATCAGCCGCTGATGGAGGCGATTGCCGCCAAGGGCGTCGAGACCGCGTTCGTGACCTTGCACGTTGGCGCCGGCACCTTCCAGCCGGTGCGTGTCGACAAGATCGAAGATCACCACATGCACAGCGAATGGCTGGAGGTCGGCCAGGACGTGGTGGATGCGGTCGCCGCTTGCCGGGCTCGCGGTGGGCGCGTGGTGGCCGTGGGGACCACCAGTGTGCGGTCCCTGGAAAGCGCCGCGCGTGATGGCGTGCTCAAGCCGTTCAGCGGCGACACCGATATCTTTATCTACCCGGGCCGGCCGTTTCATGTGGTCGATGCCCTGGTCACCAACTTCCATTTGCCCGAATCCACGCTGTTGATGCTGGTTTCGGCGTTCGCCGGTTATCCCGAAACCATGGCGGCCTACAAGGCAGCCGTCGATAACGGGTACCGCTTTTTCAGCTACGGTGATGCGATGTTCATCACGCGTAATCCTGCGCCGACTGCCCCTAAAGAATCGGGCCCAGAGGAAACTGTATGA
- the secD gene encoding protein translocase subunit SecD, protein MLNKYPLWKYILILAVLAVGLIYSAPNLYPDDPAIQISGASTALQVNQADLDRVSTALKESGINVKAATLAANGKGGLIRLVKAEDQLPAKDVVRKALGDDYVVALNLAQTTPQWLRNLGAHPMKLGLDLSGGVHFLLEVDMDKALDARLKVYEGDVKSLLRKEKLRYRSLPQLGGAIQLGFSDEASREQARALVRKNFNDFDIVPADLNGQPVLRLAMTPAKLAEIREYSIKQNLTTVRNRVNELGVAEPIVQRQGANRIVVELPGVQDTAEAKRILGKTANLEFRLAAEPGASKATSETFEFREGKRPPAQIERGLIITGDQVTDAKAGFGEHGTPEVNIRLDGHGGELMSRATRSNVGRSMAVIFIEQRPVTTYVKQMVNGVEKDVPVQTFKEEKKIISLATIQSPLGAQFRITGLNGQGESSELALLLRAGGLAAPMYFAEERTIGPSLGADNITKGIDASLWGMLFVSLFIIAIYRFFGIIATVALAVNMVLLLALMSLLGATLTLPGIAGIVLTMGMAVDANVLIFSRIREEIAAGMTVQRAINEGFGRAFTAILDANLTTLLVGGILFAMGTGPVKGFAVTMSLGIFTSMFTAIMVTRAMVNLIFGGRDFKKLWI, encoded by the coding sequence ATGCTGAACAAATACCCTCTGTGGAAATACATTCTGATCCTGGCGGTGCTGGCGGTCGGTCTGATTTATTCCGCTCCCAATCTGTATCCTGATGACCCGGCGATTCAAATCAGCGGCGCGAGCACTGCCCTGCAGGTCAATCAGGCTGATCTGGACCGTGTGAGCACAGCGCTCAAAGAGTCCGGGATCAACGTCAAGGCCGCGACACTGGCCGCCAATGGCAAGGGCGGTCTGATTCGCCTGGTCAAGGCGGAAGACCAGTTGCCTGCCAAGGACGTCGTGCGTAAGGCATTGGGTGATGACTACGTCGTTGCACTGAACCTGGCGCAAACCACCCCGCAATGGCTGCGCAACCTCGGCGCGCACCCGATGAAGCTGGGTCTGGACTTGTCCGGTGGTGTGCACTTCCTGCTGGAAGTGGACATGGACAAAGCCCTCGATGCACGCCTGAAAGTCTACGAAGGCGACGTCAAGAGCCTGTTGCGCAAAGAGAAACTGCGCTATCGCAGCCTGCCGCAACTGGGCGGTGCCATTCAGCTGGGCTTCTCTGATGAAGCGAGCCGCGAACAGGCCCGTGCGCTGGTGCGCAAGAACTTCAACGATTTCGACATTGTTCCGGCCGACCTCAATGGCCAACCGGTGCTGCGTCTGGCGATGACCCCGGCCAAGCTGGCGGAAATCCGCGAATACTCCATCAAGCAGAACTTGACCACGGTCCGTAACCGCGTCAACGAGCTGGGTGTTGCTGAACCGATCGTCCAGCGTCAGGGCGCCAACCGCATCGTGGTTGAGCTGCCGGGCGTGCAGGACACCGCCGAAGCCAAGCGTATCCTTGGCAAGACGGCCAACCTTGAATTCCGTCTGGCCGCAGAGCCTGGCGCTTCGAAAGCCACTTCCGAAACCTTCGAGTTCCGTGAAGGCAAGCGTCCGCCGGCACAGATCGAGCGTGGCCTGATCATCACCGGTGACCAGGTGACCGACGCCAAGGCTGGCTTCGGCGAGCATGGCACGCCAGAAGTGAACATCCGTCTGGATGGTCACGGTGGCGAGCTGATGAGTCGTGCGACCCGCAGCAACGTGGGTCGCAGCATGGCGGTGATCTTCATCGAGCAGCGCCCGGTGACCACTTACGTCAAGCAAATGGTCAACGGCGTCGAGAAAGACGTACCGGTACAAACGTTTAAAGAAGAGAAGAAGATCATCAGCCTGGCGACCATTCAGTCGCCGTTGGGTGCCCAGTTCCGCATCACCGGCCTGAACGGCCAGGGCGAGTCTTCCGAACTGGCGCTGCTGCTGCGTGCCGGTGGTCTGGCCGCTCCGATGTACTTCGCTGAAGAGCGCACAATTGGCCCGAGCCTGGGTGCGGACAACATTACCAAGGGTATCGATGCATCGCTGTGGGGCATGCTGTTCGTCTCGCTGTTCATCATCGCCATCTACCGCTTCTTCGGCATCATCGCCACCGTCGCACTGGCGGTGAACATGGTGCTGCTGCTGGCCCTGATGTCGCTGCTGGGTGCAACGCTGACCCTGCCGGGTATCGCCGGTATCGTCTTGACCATGGGTATGGCGGTCGACGCCAACGTGCTGATCTTCTCGCGGATCCGTGAAGAGATCGCCGCGGGCATGACCGTACAACGGGCAATCAACGAAGGCTTCGGCCGGGCATTCACCGCGATTCTCGACGCCAACCTGACCACACTGTTGGTCGGCGGGATTCTCTTCGCCATGGGCACCGGCCCGGTCAAGGGCTTCGCAGTGACCATGTCCCTCGGGATCTTTACCTCGATGTTCACGGCCATCATGGTGACCCGCGCGATGGTCAACCTGATCTTCGGCGGTCGTGACTTCAAGAAGTTGTGGATTTAA
- a CDS encoding DUF3916 domain-containing protein: MRQIALSNKPLRGVHRRLRALEHWACSFRDQFHPRSVHMERYTHWKIPVHEALVQGPQARIEVQAFCIQQLLEAASHLSNAADRSKGYYRVACLLVWPWVHQSEITLFYDRDYYLGFLGETNSLKPERISHALALRTPAHFIEHGHDVTQSEDEVAIQWWCIGEPA, translated from the coding sequence ATGCGGCAAATCGCCCTCAGCAACAAGCCACTCAGAGGCGTTCACCGCCGCCTTCGCGCGCTGGAACACTGGGCCTGCAGTTTTCGCGACCAGTTTCACCCGCGATCCGTGCACATGGAGCGCTACACACATTGGAAGATTCCTGTGCACGAGGCCCTCGTCCAAGGCCCTCAAGCCAGGATCGAAGTTCAGGCCTTCTGCATTCAGCAACTGCTCGAAGCTGCTAGCCATCTCTCCAACGCCGCTGACCGCTCAAAGGGTTATTACCGGGTCGCGTGCCTGCTGGTGTGGCCATGGGTTCATCAGAGTGAGATCACCCTCTTCTATGACCGGGACTACTATCTGGGTTTTCTCGGTGAAACCAACTCGCTCAAGCCAGAGCGGATCAGTCATGCTCTTGCGTTGCGCACGCCAGCGCATTTCATCGAGCACGGGCATGACGTAACTCAATCTGAAGATGAGGTCGCAATACAGTGGTGGTGTATCGGCGAACCGGCCTGA
- a CDS encoding DUF3077 domain-containing protein has translation MTEQSELKTIGLTPAIYCADQALFHVTRGVPLGDALSMASDFLFLAKTLTEDAAYATDTDRHAWAAHYLTSMSKALVDDAVKVLTRDRACAAVSKRAGAKADA, from the coding sequence ATGACTGAACAATCTGAACTCAAAACCATCGGCCTGACACCCGCCATCTACTGCGCGGATCAAGCGCTGTTCCACGTCACTCGCGGCGTTCCTCTTGGCGATGCATTGTCCATGGCCTCGGATTTTTTGTTCCTGGCCAAAACCCTCACTGAAGATGCTGCATACGCCACAGATACCGACCGTCACGCCTGGGCGGCGCATTATCTGACTTCGATGAGCAAGGCGTTGGTGGATGATGCGGTGAAGGTGCTGACGCGGGATCGGGCTTGTGCGGCGGTATCCAAGCGGGCGGGGGCCAAGGCTGACGCTTAG
- a CDS encoding formate dehydrogenase subunit gamma: protein MPDESMHLPLVNSLLERHKGAAGALLPILHDIQERIGYIPDAAVPEIAHALNQSQAEVRGVISFYHDFRTAPPARHILRLCRAESCKSRGAEQLAAQLRERLQLDDHGSSADGSISLRPVYCLGACACSPALELDGRVHARLSAERLDALLDACREDA from the coding sequence ATGCCTGATGAGAGTATGCACTTGCCTTTGGTCAACAGCCTGCTGGAGCGCCACAAGGGCGCTGCGGGTGCGCTGTTGCCCATTCTTCACGATATTCAGGAGCGCATCGGCTACATCCCCGATGCCGCCGTCCCCGAGATTGCCCATGCGCTGAACCAGAGTCAGGCCGAGGTGCGCGGGGTGATCAGTTTTTACCATGACTTCCGCACCGCGCCACCCGCTCGGCACATTCTGCGGCTGTGCCGGGCTGAGTCGTGCAAGAGTCGCGGCGCCGAGCAACTGGCCGCGCAGCTGCGCGAACGCCTGCAACTGGACGACCACGGCAGCAGCGCCGATGGCAGCATCAGTTTGCGGCCGGTGTATTGCCTGGGGGCCTGCGCCTGTTCGCCGGCGCTGGAGCTGGATGGCCGGGTGCATGCGCGGCTCAGTGCCGAGCGTCTGGATGCCTTGCTTGATGCTTGCCGGGAGGACGCTTGA
- a CDS encoding formate dehydrogenase beta subunit encodes MPTLYLPCDSLARAVGADEVATALTTQAHERHLPLELQRTSSRGLYWLEPLLEVDTPQGRFGFGPLTADDVPSVLEALKGEPSTHPLALGLVEDLPYLKTQQRLLFARAGITRPLSLDDYRAHGGFEGLNRSVTLGGEETATEVFDSGLRGRGGAAFPAGIKWRTVRLTEAAQKYIVCNADEGDSGTFADRMLMEGDPFLLIEGMAIAGLCVGATYGYIYVRSEYPDAVATLREALEIARSNGYLGANVGGSGLAFDMEVRVGAGAYICGEETALLDSLEGKRGIVRAKPPIPALKGLFGQPTLVHNVLTLASVPLILAKGAQFYRDYGMGRSLGTMPFQLAGNVRHGGLVERAFGLTLRELVDDYGGGTASGRPLKAAQVGGPLGAWVPPSQFDTPLDYEAFAAMGAMLGHGGVVVADDSLDMAQMARFAMEFCAEESCGKCTPCRIGSTRGVEVIDRLLAAPDASGRDEQVIILKDLCDTMQYGSLCALGGMVSFPVASALKHFPADFGLQPSEAEQ; translated from the coding sequence ATGCCGACTCTCTATCTGCCCTGTGATTCGCTGGCCCGTGCCGTGGGCGCCGATGAGGTGGCGACGGCCCTTACCACTCAGGCCCACGAACGCCATTTGCCGCTGGAGCTGCAACGCACCAGTTCACGCGGCCTGTACTGGCTGGAACCGCTGCTGGAAGTGGACACCCCGCAAGGCCGTTTCGGCTTCGGCCCACTGACGGCTGACGATGTACCGTCAGTGCTCGAAGCCTTGAAAGGCGAGCCGTCTACTCATCCTTTGGCCCTGGGCCTGGTGGAAGACCTGCCCTATCTGAAGACTCAACAGCGCCTGCTGTTTGCCCGCGCCGGCATCACCCGGCCGCTGTCCCTGGACGATTACCGGGCCCATGGCGGTTTCGAAGGTTTGAACAGATCCGTCACCCTTGGCGGCGAGGAGACCGCGACTGAGGTGTTCGATTCAGGCCTGCGTGGCCGTGGCGGCGCGGCCTTCCCCGCCGGGATCAAATGGCGCACGGTGCGCCTCACCGAAGCGGCGCAAAAGTACATCGTGTGCAACGCCGACGAAGGCGACTCCGGCACTTTCGCCGACCGCATGTTGATGGAAGGCGACCCCTTCCTGCTGATCGAAGGCATGGCCATTGCCGGCCTGTGCGTCGGCGCCACCTACGGCTACATCTATGTGCGCTCGGAATATCCGGATGCCGTGGCCACCCTGCGCGAAGCGCTGGAAATTGCGCGTTCGAACGGTTACCTCGGCGCCAACGTCGGCGGCAGCGGCTTGGCCTTCGACATGGAAGTGCGGGTCGGCGCCGGTGCGTACATTTGCGGTGAAGAAACCGCGTTGCTGGACTCCCTCGAAGGCAAGCGCGGGATCGTACGTGCCAAGCCGCCGATCCCTGCGTTGAAGGGCCTGTTTGGCCAGCCGACCCTGGTGCACAACGTGCTGACCCTGGCCTCGGTGCCGCTGATTCTGGCCAAGGGCGCGCAGTTCTATCGCGATTACGGCATGGGCCGCTCCCTGGGCACCATGCCGTTTCAACTGGCGGGCAATGTGCGTCACGGCGGGTTGGTGGAACGGGCCTTTGGCCTGACCCTGCGGGAACTGGTGGACGACTACGGCGGCGGGACCGCCAGTGGTCGGCCGCTGAAAGCCGCTCAAGTGGGCGGCCCCCTCGGCGCCTGGGTGCCGCCGTCGCAATTCGACACGCCGCTGGATTACGAGGCCTTCGCCGCCATGGGCGCGATGCTCGGTCACGGAGGCGTAGTGGTGGCCGACGACAGCCTGGACATGGCCCAGATGGCGCGTTTTGCCATGGAGTTCTGCGCCGAGGAATCCTGTGGCAAATGCACGCCGTGCCGCATCGGCTCGACCCGCGGCGTCGAGGTGATCGACCGCTTGCTGGCCGCACCGGACGCGAGCGGTCGCGATGAGCAGGTGATCATCCTCAAGGACCTGTGCGACACGATGCAATACGGTTCGCTGTGTGCGTTGGGCGGCATGGTTTCCTTCCCGGTCGCCAGCGCCCTCAAGCACTTCCCCGCCGACTTCGGCTTGCAGCCCTCGGAGGCCGAGCAATGA